The DNA sequence cttttagtatttttatatatattttttaacacttttaaatattttaaaaaaaataaaaaaattataatattattaaaaaatatttttttaattactaaataaaaaaaataaaaaaaaaataaaaaattataatagtaaaataaaacgataaaaataaatgataaaaataacatttttcatatagaaATGTCAAGGAACTTGAACTTGGACACCAAGATGTCCATGTTCATTTGTAATGACTTTCCACAACTAGGCTTTGGAAACCAAAACAATCAGTagttgtttttttaaagaaaattcaaacCAAATTAGGTGTCATATCAGGTCTTATTGATTGGGGGAGGCTGAAACTGTCCATGAGCTGAAGGAAGCCCggttttttatgtatttaagtAACTCTGGTTTGGTCTATTCACTAACCCAACATAGTGGCAACACTCTGATTTGATCATAAACACTGCAGCCCCCATCAATTTCATTCGAAATTCCCTCGGAATGGCTCAAAAAAGCAAGATTTTGATCATCGGAGCCACTGGATACATCGGGAAATTCCTAGTGGAGGCAAGCGTGAAAGATGGACACTCAACTTTTGCATTGGTCAGAGAAAGCACAGCTTCTAGTCCTGATAAGTCCGAACTCATTGAGATCTTCAAGAGCTCTGGAGTGACACTCCTTTATGTATGTTTCCTTCATGCGTGGGATTTTCTTACGTTGGTTTGGTATATTGATCATGAAAACTCATGAAAACTTTTCACAGGGAGACATCTATAATCATGAAAGCTTGGTGAAGGCAATCAAGCAAGTTGATGCAGTGATCTCTGCAGTTGGGTTTCAACAACTGGGTGATCAGGTGAAGATTATTGCTGCCATCAAAGAAGCTGGAAATATCAAGGCAAGCCATCTTGCTAATCAACCTTTCAATATATTCGTTAAAagttattttccctttttggaTGCAATTTGGAACTAAACGagtaaaggaaagaaaaattgtgGGTGGGTTTCAGAGATTCCTCCCATCGGAGTTTGGAACGGATGTGGATCGTTTCCATGCAGTGGAGCCAGCTGCAAACCTCTTTGCTCTTAAGGCTAGCATCCGGCGATCAATCGAGGCCGCAGGAATTCCATATACCTACATCGTGTCCAATGGCTTTGCTGGGTCTTTCTTGACAAAACTTGGACAGGTAGGTGCTACAGCTCCTCCAAGAGACAAAGTTTTAGTACTTGGCGATGGAAATATTAAAGGTATTGGCATGAAATtaatccacttttttttttttacctttgatGACGTATCTATATGTAAATGTAAGTGAGTTTAGATCAGCTATTttggtttattaaaaatattttctttgttacAGCAATTTTTGTCAAGGAAGAAGATATTGCTATATACACCATAAAAGCAGTGGATGATCCGAGAACCTTGAACAAGATCCTCTATATGAGACCCCCTGCTAACATTTTGTCCTTCAATGAGATTGTCGCCCTGTGGGAGAAGAAGATCAGCAAGACCCTGGAGAAGATTTATATTCTAGAAGACCAACTTCTTGAGAAAATCCGGGGTGAGTTAATACCAAAGTTTCAATAGGGATACTTTCTTGTTGCTTCGTTTTGATTAGTAAGGAAAGTGGATTATCTTGTTTATCGCTAGCAACTATTTTTCCAACCAGTAACTGTATGATCGCAAGATTCAAAGTAATATAACACTATAGCGCCTTTAATTCAAAGTGCTAGTTACCTATTAGTTGATGAAACTAAGCCTTTAATCCACTCGGAGTTTCCTCTTGAATTGAGCAGTTCCTTGTATTTCTGGAGAATGCtaagatagtttaatttttggttttctGCAGAATCTCCAGCCCCCACAAACATCATTCTATCCATCGGACAATCTGTGTTAGTGAAGGGAGATTGTACAAATTATGAGATTGATGCTTCTTTTGGAGTGGAGGCTTCTGAGATTTATCCAGAGGTGAAATACACAACTGTGGAGGAATACCTCGATCGGCTTGTCTAAACTTGGACATTTGTTTGTGGCAATATGTTCTGTTTACAGCGtacaataaatataagaacTTGTGAAGTCTCCGTGGTCTCTGTACTGTGCATGGCGCTTGCTACTTTTCATTTGTGGCCTTGTTTATATATTTGTCATATAAACCCTTGTGCTGGAACCTTTGTACTGTTGTATCAATCTTAAGATAGTATTTATGTTGTTAATCTCTTGGTGCTTCAAATGAATCTTTTGCTTTCTCTGATGGAGGGACATGGAGACTTTCCTCTAAACCCAGTTTTTAAACCGATGGTTTGTTCATTGAGGGACTTACTGATTAACCTTGTGTTATGaatgatttctttttctatgCCATGTAAACTTGAAAAGTGAAAGGAGTGAATGAGATCCAACAAACAATCAAAGCATCCTCCCCATGACCTCTTTAGCTATCAAATACCTACTCCATCTGTCATGGCCAACCAAACCATCCCCTCGcccccaaaaagaaatattgaataaataaattgggTGGGGTGGGTCGTTGTCTTGGATAACAACCAATGAGTTGAAGGAGTCcatgtttttttatgtatttaaagaACTCTGGTTTTCTTCATTTGAAACTTCAACAATCCCAAAGATAGTCACAACTCTCTGCTTTGCATAAACCCACTGCTCACCCATTTATGTGCAATCGTCGCGGAATGGTGGAAAAAAGCAAGATTTTGATAGTTGGAGCGACCGGATGCTTCGGAAAATACATAGTGGAGGCAAGCGTGAAAGGTGGACACTCAACTTTTGCATTGGTCAGAGAGAGCACAGCTTCTAGTTCTGAAAAGTCCAAAGTCCTTGAGATCTTCAAGAGCTCGGGAGTGACACTTCTCTACATATGTTTTCAACTTCTTCCgttgtgtttttatttatttggtttagTATTTTGGGA is a window from the Juglans regia cultivar Chandler chromosome 7, Walnut 2.0, whole genome shotgun sequence genome containing:
- the LOC108991260 gene encoding phenylcoumaran benzylic ether reductase Betv6-like encodes the protein MAQKSKILIIGATGYIGKFLVEASVKDGHSTFALVRESTASSPDKSELIEIFKSSGVTLLYGDIYNHESLVKAIKQVDAVISAVGFQQLGDQVKIIAAIKEAGNIKRFLPSEFGTDVDRFHAVEPAANLFALKASIRRSIEAAGIPYTYIVSNGFAGSFLTKLGQVGATAPPRDKVLVLGDGNIKAIFVKEEDIAIYTIKAVDDPRTLNKILYMRPPANILSFNEIVALWEKKISKTLEKIYILEDQLLEKIRESPAPTNIILSIGQSVLVKGDCTNYEIDASFGVEASEIYPEVKYTTVEEYLDRLV